The following proteins are co-located in the Carassius auratus strain Wakin chromosome 7, ASM336829v1, whole genome shotgun sequence genome:
- the smim20 gene encoding small integral membrane protein 20, translated as MSANRRITLIFGGFVAAVAVAFYPIFFHPLTHTEDYKQMQKVNRAGINQADVQPAGVKIWSDPFKPKS; from the exons atgtcTGCTAACAGGAGGATAACGCTCATATTTGGAGGCTTCGTTGCAGCAGTCGCGGTGGCCTTTTATCCGATCTTCTTCCATCCTCTCACTCACACTGAAGACTACA AACAGATGCAGAAGGTAAATCGAGCCGGAATCAATCAAGCAGATGTGCAGCCTGCTG GTGTGAAGATCTGGTCTGATCCATTCAAGCCAAAATCATGA
- the plaa gene encoding phospholipase A-2-activating protein, whose protein sequence is MSGSNSYRLRCSLAAHEMDVRGLATAAFPHGAFVSVSRDRTARVWVPNPSENQVFTEMHCMNGHSNFVSCVCIIAPNETYPRGLIATGGHDNNICVFSLDRPDPLFTLKGHKNTVCTLSAGKFGTILSGSWDTTAKVWLGEKCMMTLQGHAAAVWAVVILPEQGLMLSGSADKTIKLWKAGRCENTYTGHEDCVRGLAVISDVEFFSCSNDASIRRWMVTGECVQVYYGHTNYIYSLAVFPNGQDFISTGEDRTLRVWRKGECSQTIRLPAQSVWCCCILPDGDIAVGASDGVIRVFTESQERVASAQDLQAFEDELSKAIIDPKTGDLGDIKIEDLPGREHLNEPGNRDGQTRLIKEGSNVEAYQWNMSDGRWVKIGDVVGGSSQQNSKRVMYEGKEYDFVFSIDVNEGGPGLKLPYNVTDDPWLTAHNFLEKNDLSPMFLDQVANFIIENTKGHTLGPAPSSATDPFTGAGRYIPGSVGGDQGFGADPFTGGGRYIPGSESRGTVSSSGSDPFTGGSAYSSSALKATTNIFFPNTDGVMFEQANTTQILGKLRELNNSAPADRKLSDAALDCLEKLLHLVADQKSQEQPTAEQISVLWKTSHWPEDIVFPVLDVLRLAVRHPEVNAQLCGGTEGASLCNHLLGLMSPEGRPANQMLALRTLCNCFSGSHGRALLLGQRDAVLSRAGDLRVVSNKNIHVALATLVLNYAGRLYGQPTEIEAKAQCLSVASTALEVVQDKEAIFRLLVALGTTVAGDSTAKDLARSLGVNSQISKYARVSDPAKVGECCRLVLNELQ, encoded by the exons ATGTCCGGCAGTAACTCGTACAGACTGCGCTGCTCTCTCGCCGCGCACGAGATGGATGTCAGGGGGCTCGCCACCGCCGCGTTTCCCCACGGAGCCTTTGTGTCCGTGTCCCGGGACCGAACCGCGCGGGTCTGGGTACCAAACCCAAG tgAAAACCAGGTTTTTACAGAGATGCACTGTATGAACGGTCACTCAAACTTCGTGTCTTGTGTGTGTATCATCGCTCCTAATGAAACATACCCCCGAGGACTCATCGCCACTGGAGGACACGACAACAACATCTGTGTGTTTTCACTAGATCGACCAGACCCTCTGTTCACCCTCAAGGGTCACAAAAACACAG tCTGCACACTGTCAGCTGGCAAGTTTGGCACAATCCTAAGTGGCTCATGGGACACGACAGCCAAAGTCTGGCTTGGAGAGAAGTGCATGATGACTTTACAG GGACACGCCGCTGCTGTATGGGCCGTAGTCATTTTACCAGAGCAGGGCTTAATGCTGTCTGGATCAGCTGACAAGACCATCAAGTTATGGAAGGCTGGACGCTGTGAGAACACCTACACTG GTCATGAGGATTGTGTGCGAGGGCTCGCTGTGATAAGCGACGTGGAGTTTTTCTCCTGCAGTAATGACGCCAGCATCAGACGGTGGATGGTGACGGGTGAATGTGTGCAGGTTTACTATGGTCACACCAACTACATCTACAGCCTTGCGGTCTTTCCTAACGGACAAG ACTTCATAAGCACGGGAGAGGACAGGACACTGAGGGTCTGGAGGAAGGGGGAGTGTTCCCAGACTATCCGTCTTCCTGCCCAGTCGGTGTGGTGCTGCTGCATCCTGCCTGATGGAGACATTGCTGTGGGAGCCAG CGATGGCGTTATCCGCGTGTTCACCGAGAGCCAGGAGCGTGTAGCAAGTGCTCAGGACCTGCAGGCTTTTGAGGATGAACTCTCCAAAGCCATCATCGACCCCAAGACTGGAGACTTGGGTGACATCAAGATAGAGGACTTACCTGGCCGAGAGCACCTGAATGAACCAG GAAATCGGGATGGCCAGACGCGGCTCATAAAGGAGGGATCTAATGTTGAAGCGTATCAGTGGAACATGAGTGATGGACGCTGGGTGAAGATCGGGGATGTAGTGGGCGGGTCATCCCAGCAAAATTCAAAGCGAGTGATGTATGAAGGCAAG GAGTATGACTTCGTCTTCTCTATCGATGTGAATGAGGGAGGTCCAGGCTTGAAGCTGCCTTACAATGTGACAGATGACCCCTGGCTGACAGCTCACAACTTCCTGGAGAAGAACGACCTGAGTCCCATGTTCTTGGATCAGGTGGCTAATTTCATCATTGAGAACACTAAAGGCCACACTCTAGGCCCAGCACCCTCCTCGGCCACAGACCCCTTCACCG GTGCGGGACGCTACATTCCGGGTTCAGTAGGTGGCGACCAAGGATTTGGCGCTGATCCTTTCACAG GCGGTGGACGATATATACCTGGATCAGAATCCAGAGGCACAGTGTCTTCAAGCGGATCTGATCCTTTTACTG GTGGCAGTGCCTATTCCTCTTCTGCTCTGAAAGCTACGACAAACATCTTCTTCCCCAATACAGATGGAGTTATGTTCGAACAGGCGAATACAACTCAGATTCTTG GTAAGCTTCGAGAGCTGAACAACTCTGCTCCTGCAGACCGTAAACTGAGTGACGCAGCACTGGACTGTCTGGAGAAGTTGTTGCATCTAGTTGCAGACCAGAAGAGTCAGGAGCAGCCCACGGCAGAGCAGATCAGCGTTCTGTGGAAAACTAGCCACTGGCCAGAAG ACATTGTCTTCCCAGTGTTGGACGTCCTGCGTTTGGCTGTGCGCCATCCAGAAGTGAACGCCCAGCTTTGTGGTGGGACTGAAGGTGCCAGTCTTTGCAACCATCTCCTGGGTCTCATGTCTCCTGAGGGCAGGCCCGCAAATCAGATGCTGGCGCTGCGTACTCTTTGCAACTGTTTCTCTGGGTCCCACGGCCGCGCTCTACTCTTGGGTCAGCGTGACGCAGTCCTGTCCCGGGCCGGAGATCTCCGCGTCGTCTCCAACAAGAACATCCACGTAGCACTGGCTACCCTGGTGCTCAACTACGCTGGAAGGTTGTACGGTCAACCCACCGAGATCGAGGCGAAGGCACAGTGCTTATCAGTGGCCAGCACTGCCTTAGAGGTCGTACAGGACAAAGAGGCCATCTTCAGGCTGCTGGTGGCCCTGGGGACCACAGTGGCTGGTGACAGCACCGCAAAAGACCTTGCACGATCTTTGGGTGTCAACTCTCAGATTTCTAAATATGCCCGGGTCTCTGATCCGGCTAAAGTGGGCGAGTGCTGTCGACTAGTGCTTAATGAACTGCAGTGA